DNA from Deltaproteobacteria bacterium:
GAGCAACGACCGAACCTGGCTCGCCGACGTCGCGCGGACGCCGCACGGCGAGCTCAGCGGGGACCGGCTCACGATCCACGATCTCCGGAACTTCGACTACCGCTCCGAGACGGACTTCACGGAACGCTGGGAGACGCGCACGTACGATCTCTCGGGCCTCGACCGCCTCGACTTCTTCTTGTCGTACTGGGGCTCCCCGAAGATCGCCCACACCATCGTGAGCTGGGCTTTCCAGGACGGCCAGCACCTGGCCGTCTCGATCGAGACGCGCAAGGAGGTCGGCGAGTCCTACGACGCGCTCGCCGGCTTCTTCCGGCAGTACGAGCTCATCCGCGAGGGGATCACCGTGCCGCGGCGGTTCGACGAAACGGACGCCGGCGCGGTCCGACGGTAGGGTGCGTGCTGGACGCGCCGGGACCGATTACGCTAGCTGTCGCCGTCGGGTGGAGCAGGCGTCGCTGACCGCGTCCCGCGTCGACCCAGACACGGTGTGTGTCCGGGTCGCAGGGGTCTGGCGATTGCGACGCGGCCTTCCGCCGGCCGACGCCGTCGCCGGCGTACTCGACGAGCGCGTCCGGCGCCTCGTCTTCGACGCGCGTGACCTCGCGGGCTGGGACAGCTCGCTCGTCACCGTGCTGGCGCAGGTGCTCGACGGCTGCCGGGGACGGCTCGAGGTCGAGCGCACGGGCCTCCCCGCGGGCGTCCAGCGCCTTCTCGCACTCGTCGAGGCCGTCCCGGAGAAGCAGGGCGCGCGCGGTGGGGCTACGCGCCCGGCGTTTCTCGTCCGGGTAGGAACCGCCGCCATCGAGGCGACCGAACAGACCCGGCAGTTCCTCGCCTTCCTGGGCGAGGCGACGCGCTCGTTCGCGCGCTTCCTCCGCCGGCACGCGCGCTATCGCCGGGTGGATCTCGTGCTCGAGGTCCAGGAGGCGGGCGCACGAGCACTGCCGATCGTCACGCTCATCAGCTTTCTCGTCGGGCTCATCATGGCGTTCGTCGGCGCCGTCTCGCTGCAGCAGTTCGGCGCGGGCATCTACGTCGCGAACATGGTCGCGGTGGCGATGGCACGCGAGATGGGCGCCATGATGACCGCGATCATCATGGCCGGCCGCACCGGGTCGGCGTACGCGGCGCAGCTCGGGACGATGAACGTGTCCCAGGAGATCGACGCCCTCACCACCATGGGCATTCCGCCGATCGACTTCCTCGTCCTGCCGCGCATGCTCGCGCTCTCGCTCATGATGCCGCTGCTCGCGATCTACGCCGACTTCATCGGAATCCTGGGCGGCGTGGTGGTCGGGACCACGATGCTCGACCTCAGCGCGACGCAGTACTGGGAGCAGACGAAGGGCGCGATCACCGTCGCGGATTTCACGACCGGCGTCGGCAAGAGCGTCGTATTCGGCGTGCTGGTGGCGCTCGCGGGCTGCATGGAGGGCATGCGCGCCGGCCGGAGCGCGTCCGCGGTCGGTGACGCCGCGACGCGGGCGGCGGTGCGAGCGATCGTCTATGTCATCGTCGCGGACGGCATCTTCGCGGTCGTGTTCCATGTCCTCGGCATCTAGCAACGCCCACATCCGCGTCGACGGACTCACGATGGCGTACGGCAGCTTCGTGATCATGCGCGACCTCACGTTCGAGGTCGCTCGCGGGTCGGTGTTCGTGATCATGGGCGGCAGCGGCTGCGGCAAGAGCACGCTGCTCCGCCACCTGATCGGGCTCAACGCACCCACCGCGGGCACGATCTTCTACGGCGAGGAGAACTTCTCCACCGCGCCGCCCGACGCGCGCGAGCGGATGCTCCGGCGCTTCGGCGTCCTCTACCAGGCGGGCGCGCTGTTCAGCTCGCTCACGCTGGCACAGAACGTGATGCTGCCGCTCGGGGAGTACACGGACCTCGCGCCCCGCGAGATGCGCGACGTGGCCGCGCTCAAGCTGGCGCTGGTCGGGCTCCGGGGGTTCGAGGACTACTACCCGTCGCAGATCAGCGGCGGCATGCAGAAGCGGGCCGGCCTGGCGCGCGCGATCGCGCTCGACCCGGAGGTGCTGTTCTTCGACGAGCCGTCGGCTGGGCTCGACCCGATCAGCTCCCGCCGGCTCGACGAGCTGATCCTCGAGCTGCGCGAGAGCCTCGGCGCGACCATCGTGGTCGTCACCCATGAGCTCCCGAGCATCTTCACGATCGCCGACGACAGCGTCTTCCTCGACGCCGACAGCCGTACGATGATCGCTTCCGGCGCGCCGAAGGAGCTGCTCGCGCGCTCGACCGACCCGCGCGTGCGGGAGTTCCTCACGCGCGGGGCAGAAGGGAGCCATCATGGGTAAACGCGTGAACCCCGCCGTCATCGGCGCGTTCGTGATCGGTGCGCTCGTGCTCGGCGTCGTGGCGATTACCATCTGGGGCTCCGGACGCCTGTTCGAGAAGGCGTACAACTATGTCTGCTACTTCCCGGGCTCGGTGAACGGCCTGAACATCGGTGCCCCAGTCAAGTTCCGCGGCGTGCAGGTCGGCCAGGTGACGGATGTCCGCCTGCGCTACGCGCAGGTGCGCGGCGATCCGCGCATCCCGGTGTTCCTGAAGCTCGACGAGGACCGGCTGCGCGAGCTCGGCGCCGAGCGCGCCCCGACGCGCGAGGTACTCCGGGAGTTCATCTCCAACGGCCTCCGGGCGCGGCTGCAGGCGCTCAGCATCGTGACCGGCGTGCTGTACGTCGATTTCGACCTGCTCCCGGGAAGTCGGCTCGACCTCGTGCAGCGCGAGGACGCGCCCGTTCCGGAGCTTCCGACCCTGCCGACCGCACTCGAGGAGATGACGAAGTCCGTCAGCGATGTGCTCGCCGAGCTCCGGGCGGTGGACTTCGAGGCGATCGGCAAGGGGGTCAACGACGTGATCGCCAACGTCAACGGGATCGTGAAGAAGCCCGAGCTCCATGCAGCTGTCGACCAGCTTCCCGGGCTGGTCGAGTCGGCGAAGGACCTCGTGGGTGATCTCCGGGCGCACACCGGACCGCTCGCGACGAGCGCGCAGGGGACCGTGGACGAGGCCCGGCGCGCGGCGGAGTCCGCGCGCGCGGCGCTCGACGACGTCCATACGCTGCTCGCTCCGGACGGGCCGCTCGCGGTCGAGGCGACGCGAACGGTCAGCGATCTCGGGCGCGCGGCGCGCGCGCTCAGCGACCTCGCCGACTACCTCGAGCGCAACCCGAACGCGGTCGTCTTCGGCCGCGCGAAGGACGAGCGATGACGCGGCGTGCGCGCGACCTCGTCCTGGCGATCTCGATGGTGGCCGGGTGCGGGCTCGGGGCGCGGCCCGATCGTTCGCGGTTCTTCACGCTCGCCCCGCTTGGCCCCGAAGAGCTCGCGACCGTGCCCGCGGGCAAACTCGAGATGAGTCTCGGCCTCGGGCCGATCGTCTTCCCCGGCTATCTCGACCGCATGTCGGTGGTGCGCCGGACGCAAGCGAACGAGATCGCGATCTCGACGTTCGATCGCTGGGCCGAACCGCTCCGCGAGGCATTCCGGACGACGCTGCAGCAGAACCTCGTCGGCCTCCTCGGGACGCCGCGGGTCGTCCTGTACCCCTGGCAGCGGACCGAGCGCCCCGAGCTGGCGATCGACGTCGTGGTGCTCCGCTTCGAGGCGACGGAGACCGGCGACGCCGACGTCGCGGCGCAGTGGCACGTCGTGCGGGTGGCGGACGGCGCCGTGCTCGTCGGACGGACGTCGCGGATCGAGGAGCGGGCAGGCGGAGCCGACACCGACGCAGCGGTCGCGGCCCTGAGCCGCGCGCTCGGCGGGCTCAGCCGCGAGATCGCGACGGCCGTCCGCGACCAGCAGGCGGCCGGCCACGACCGGCCGTGGGGACGCCCTGGTGCATGAGCCTCGCGCCAGGCGGCGCCACCTTCTGTTTGCGAGTCTCACGGTCCTGGCGTTGGGCGGGATGCTCGGGGCTGGCCTCCTCGCCTGGCGCCTCGAGCGCGGCACGATCGACCTCGGCTTTCTCGTTCCGCTCGTCGAGCGGGCGCTCTCCCGCCCCGATGCGTCATTTGCGGTGCGGATCGGGTCCGCGGAGCTCGCCTGGGACGTTCGCGATCGCCGTCTCGCGCTCCGGGCGCGCGACGTCCGCGTCGTCGGCGCCGGCGGCGAGCCAGTGGCGACCGTGCCGGCTCTCACGCTTCGGCCGGGCGTACGGGCGCTTCTTCACGGGATCCTTGCCCCGCGAGCCGTGCAGCTGATCGAGCCGCGCCTGCGGCTCGTCCGTGCCGCGGACGGCGGCTTCGATCTCGGTCTGGGCGAGGGCGGCGGAACGGGCGGTGTGGAAGGGCTGCAGAAGCTCTTCGCGCGGGCGGGGCCGGCGGCGTCGCTCAGCCGCATCGAAGTGCGCGACGGCGAGGTGGTGGCGACGGATCCCAGGAGCGGTGCCAGCTGGCGCGCCGCGGCCGTCCAGATGGTGGTCGAGCGCCGGCACGAGGCCCTGGCGATGACCCTGGCCGCCCGCCTCGAGCTGGAGAAGAGCGTCGTGCCGCTGCACGCGGCGGTGCTCTTGCCCGCAGACGAGGGGGGCAGCGTGACGCTCCGCTTCGACACGCTCGAACCGGCGGCCGCGGCAGCCCTCGCGCCCGACGGCATGCGATCCCTCCTGGCGCGAGTCGCGCTTCCCGTGACGGGCAGCATGCAGGTCGAGGTCGGGCCTCACCTGGTCCCGCGCCGCGTACGGCTCGAGGCGGAAGGCGGCGCCGGGACGATCTCGGCGCCCGAGCTGCCCGCCGCCAAGCTCCCGGTGCTGGGCCTCCGGGTGGCGGCCGTCCTCGACGTGCCGGCGGACACGATCACGGTCGAGAGCCTGTCCGTGAACCTCGACCACGCAGGCGTTCGGATCGAGGGGGAAGTCGCGGGCGTCCATGCCGAGCGCCGTGTGGAGATCCAGGCGCACGTCTCGCATCTCGCGACCGACGAGCTTCGCTCCTACTGGCCGAACGCGCTCGCGCCCTCCGTCCGCGACTGGCTCGCGAGCCGGGTTTCCGGGGGATTGGTCCGCGAGGCGTCGCTCCGCGTCGCGGGGCGGCTGGGGGGCGACGGCGTCGTCGCGTCGGCGCCCAGCGGATCCCTGATCTTCGACGGGCTCAACGTGCGTGGCCTCAACGGGCTACCGCCGGTGACCGGCATCGCGGGCGACGGAACGTTCACGCGCGACCGCTGGAACCTTCGCGTCGCACGGGGTGCCGTCGGCGGCCTCGAGGTTGCGCACGGCAAGGTCGACCTGGACGTCCCGGCCGGGCAGGCCGCCGTGCAGGCCGCCGTGCGAGGACCCCTCGCCGCGGCGGTGGCGCTCGCCCAGCGGCTCGGCCCCGCCGCCGAAGGCGGCCTCCGGGCGGACACGCTCGAGGGGTCGCTGACCGCCGACGTTCGGCTCGCGGTCCCGCTGCGGTCGGGTGCGCGCGCGGAGAATATCCCCGTCACGGTCTCGGCCGCGATCCGGGACGCCGCCGTTCCGCGGGTGCTCCGCGGCTGGTCGTTCTCGGACGGCGAGCTCGAGGTCGGCCTGCGAGACCGCTCGCTCCACGTCGCCGGGCACGGGCGACTCGAGGGGGCACCGATCGACCTCGTCTGGCGCGAGGCGCTCGGCCGAGGCGGCTCGCCTCGATGCGTCGATGTCACGGGCCGCCTCGGATCGGCGGAGCGCGCTGCGCTCGGGCTCGACGTCCGACCCTGGCTCGACGGATCGATCGGCGTGCGCGCCAGGCTCGTCGAAGAGGACGGCGACGGATCACTCGACGTCGCCGCCGACCTCTCGGACGCGAGCGTCGTGGTACCCCTCCTCGCGGTGGCGAAGCCGCCCGGCGCACCCGGCCGCGCGGAGGCGCGCGTCGTCCTTGCCGGCGGCAAGGCGACCGTGATCGAGCGCTTCGCGTGCTCGGCGGGCGGCGCGTCGGTGAGGGGCCGTGCCGCGCTCGCGGAGGATGGCAACGCACTCGGATCGCTCGACGCGGCCGCCGCGGTCGCAGCGCGCGATGCTCTCCACCCGCCCGGCCACCTGACGCTCGTCCTCCGGTCCGCGTCCGCCGGTCACGAGTTCGTCCTGACCTCGGACGACGCCGGCTCGCTCTTCCGCGCGCTCGGACAGGGCGCCGACGCGACCGGAGGACGGCTCGCGTACGCCGGGATTGTCGACCTCGCGGGCCCGGGAATGCCGTTCGACGGGCGTCTCGAGCTCCACGACTTCACGCTCCTCCGCTCGCCGATGCTAACGCGCGTGGCGACGCTCGCGTCCCTGTCGGGGATCACGAGCCTGCTCGAGGAACGGGGTGTCCGGTTCGAGCGCCTCGACGCCGGCATCGCCAGCCATGGCAGCACCGTCACGATCACGGACGCGCTCGCCCGGGGCCCGTCGGTCAACCTCCTCGTGTCCGGCACGATCGACCGGGCCGAGCTGACGAGCTCGCTTCACGGCACGCTCGTCCCGTCGTACTACGGGATCAATACGGCGGCGGGCCGGGTACCGTTGCTCGGGTCCCTGATCGCGGGGAACGAGCGGCAGGGCGTCCAAGCGTTCGACTTCGACGTGAGCGGTCCACTCGCGTCGCCGCGGGTGTCGGTGCACCCGCTCTCGTCGCTCGCCCCTGGCGCGCTCCGCGACCTTGCGCGGCGGGTGCCCGGGAAGCACCGGTACCACGGCCGCCGGTAGTGACCGGATCGCTTGTCCGCAGTCGCTCCGTTAGAGCCAGAGAACTGAGGGATCTCGGTGAGCATCTTTGGCTCTCCATTTGGCGGCATCCGCCGCGCCTCGCGCAGGCGGTGCACGTCCGATGCCAATCCGACGCGAGTTGACAGGCGTGCAGACGCATCGATAGACCGCACAAGCCAGTTGCACAGGAGGGCGAGCCTTTGGTCCCGTGATGGACTCATCACGTTAGCGATCCCGCGTCGAGCGGAGGGACGGGATGGCGATCGGATCACCGAACGTAACGAGCAGGGTCGCCGCGATCATGGCCGCGGGCATGGTCGTGCTCTGCGGATGCCCGACGACGAGGCAGACGAGGACCGTGGAGAAGAGCGGCTGAGGGTGTCCGGGCGCCCCAGGCCAATCACGGTGTAAGGAGGATCGATCCGCCGAGCCCGACTGGCGGATGAAGAGCTGGGGGATCGACCGTTTGGCGCGCCGTTCGGATCGCGGAACCCGGCGCGGACGGAGTCCGAGGGACGTCCGCCACGTGGGCGGACCTTTGGCTGCGGCCCGTTGGCTGAGAGGCGCGTTGCTCGTCGCCGGCCTTGCAGCTGCGGCGGCCGTTGCATGGCCATGGCTCCGTCACGCGGAGGCACCGCCCGCGGAGCGCAGCTCCTACGTCCGCAACGACCTCTGCCTCCAATGTCATCCGGCGCAAGCGAAGGACTGGGCAATCTCGCATCACTTCCAGGCCATGGCGCCCGCGACCGAGGTGACCGTGCTCGGCGACTTCACCGGAGCGGAGTTCGAGCGGGACGGCGTCGTTTCGCGCTTCTTCCGCCGCGACGGGAAGTTCGTCGTCCACACCGACGGACCCGACGGAGCCGTCGCCGACTTCGACGTCGCCTACACCTTCGGCGTCCATCCGCTCCAGCAGTACCTCATCGCGCAGCCCGGCGGCCGGTTCCAGGCGCTCGCGATCGCGTGGGACACGCAGCGTCGACGCTGGTTCCACCTCTACCCCGACGAGAAGACGCCGGCCGGTGACGTGCTCCACTGGACCGGCCGCTACCAGAGCTGGAACGCGATGTGTGCCTCGTGTCACTCGACCAATCTGCGGAAGAACTACGACCCGGGTACCGACCGCTACGCAACCACGTGGTCCGAGATCAACGTGAGCTGTCAGTCGTGCCACGGTCCTGGTGAACCACACGTCGCCTGGGCCCGCTCAAAGACGGCTCGGCGCGCGCAGGACGACGGACTCATCGATCTCCAAGGAGGCGCGGAACGCGAGATCGAGGTCTGTGCCGCGTGCCACTCGCGTCGATCGGAGCTGGTCGCCGCGCCGGTGCCCGGCGAGCCGCTCTACGACGACTACCTGCCCGCGCTGCTCAACGCCGACCTCTACCACGCCGACGGCCAGCAGCTCGGTGAGGTGTACGAATACGGCTCCTTCCGGCAGAGCCGGATGTACCAGGCCGGTGTCCGCTGCACCGACTGCCACGATCCGCACCGCCTGACGCTGGTCGCGGAGGGCAACGCGCTCTGCCTGCGATGCCACCAAGCGGAGCCGGACACGCGGCGGTTCCCCGGCCTTCGCGCGAAGTCCTACGACTCACCGGCCCACCACTTCCACTCTCCCGGCTCGCCAGGCGCGCTCTGCGTCAACTGCCACATGCCCGCGCGGAACTACATGGTGATCGACGCGCGTCGCGATCACGCCATCCGGATCCCGCGCCCCGATCTCACGGTGAAGATCGGAACGCCGAATGCGTGCTCGGGGTGCCACGCCGACCGGACGCCCGAGTGGGCCGCCGATGCGGTCGCGCGCTGGTACGGCGCCGACCGGCGTCACGAGGCGCACTACGGCGAGGTGCTGGCGGCGGGACGCGCGGGCCGGCGAGGGGCCGAGGAGGCCCTCGTGAACCTGGCCCAGGATTCCTCGGAACCTGCAATCGTGCGCGCCACGGCGCTGGACCTCCTCCGGCACTACGGGCCCGCGAGCGTTCCGGCGAGCGTCGCGGGCACGCGCAATCCCGACCCCGCGGTGCGGACCGCCGCCGTGGCCGGCCTCGAGCGCATCCCTCCGGAGGAGCGTGCGTCGCTCGTCGCCCCGTTGCTCCGCGATCCGGTGCGCGCCGTCCGTATCGAGGCGGCGCGTGTGCTTTCCTCGGTGCCGTCCGATCGTCTCGACGCGTCGCAGCGCCAGGCGGACGAGCGGGTGGTCGGGGAGTTCATCGTCGCCCAGACTGCCGCCCTCGATCTGCCGGGTCCGCACCTGAACCTCGCGGTGCTGTACGAGAACCAGGGTAGGCATGTGCTCGCGGAGGAACACTACCGGAGCGCGCTTCGGCTCGACCCGGACTTCACTCCGGCGCGGTTGAACCTCGCCCGTCTGCTGAATGAACTCGGCCGGAACCCGGATGCCGAGCGCGTCCTCCGGGACGGAATCGCGCGCGTCCCCGACCAGGGCGAGCTCCAGTACTCACTCGGCCTGCTGCTCGGCGAGGAGGACCGTCTACCCGAGGCGGCGGCCGCGCTCGGCCGCGCCGCCGACCTCATGCCGACGCGTGCCCGGGTGCGATACAACGAGGCCCTCGCGCTCCAGCGCCTCGGCCGGCGTGCGGAGGCGGAGGCGGCATTCGTGAAGGCCGAGAAGATCGATCCGGAAGATCCCGAGATCGCATACGCGCTCGCCGTCCTGTACGCGCAGGGGAACGACTGGTCGCGCGCGCGAGATGCGGCGGCGAGGCTCGCGGCGCTATCCCCCGGTAACCCGCGGGTGCAGGAGCTGCTCGACCGCATCCGTCGGCGGTCACCCTAGATGCAAGACGGCCGGGTCGGGTTCTACCCCGACCCGCCGTGCGTGCGTCGGAGACGGAACCTATTCCGTGATCTCGACGCGCCGGTTCCGCGCCCGGCCTTCCTTCGTCCGGTTGTCGGCGACCGGCTTGGACTTCCCCCAACCCTTCGTCGTGATCCGCGACGACGAGATCCCTTGTGCCTCCATGTAATCGGCGACGGCGTTGGCCCGCCGCTCGGACAGCCGCTGGTTGTACGCGTCGGAGCCGATCGAGTCGGTATGGCCCTCGACGAGCGCGCGGACCTCGGGATGCTGCTTCAT
Protein-coding regions in this window:
- a CDS encoding ABC transporter permease; translated protein: MEQASLTASRVDPDTVCVRVAGVWRLRRGLPPADAVAGVLDERVRRLVFDARDLAGWDSSLVTVLAQVLDGCRGRLEVERTGLPAGVQRLLALVEAVPEKQGARGGATRPAFLVRVGTAAIEATEQTRQFLAFLGEATRSFARFLRRHARYRRVDLVLEVQEAGARALPIVTLISFLVGLIMAFVGAVSLQQFGAGIYVANMVAVAMAREMGAMMTAIIMAGRTGSAYAAQLGTMNVSQEIDALTTMGIPPIDFLVLPRMLALSLMMPLLAIYADFIGILGGVVVGTTMLDLSATQYWEQTKGAITVADFTTGVGKSVVFGVLVALAGCMEGMRAGRSASAVGDAATRAAVRAIVYVIVADGIFAVVFHVLGI
- a CDS encoding MCE family protein, whose translation is MGKRVNPAVIGAFVIGALVLGVVAITIWGSGRLFEKAYNYVCYFPGSVNGLNIGAPVKFRGVQVGQVTDVRLRYAQVRGDPRIPVFLKLDEDRLRELGAERAPTREVLREFISNGLRARLQALSIVTGVLYVDFDLLPGSRLDLVQREDAPVPELPTLPTALEEMTKSVSDVLAELRAVDFEAIGKGVNDVIANVNGIVKKPELHAAVDQLPGLVESAKDLVGDLRAHTGPLATSAQGTVDEARRAAESARAALDDVHTLLAPDGPLAVEATRTVSDLGRAARALSDLADYLERNPNAVVFGRAKDER
- a CDS encoding membrane integrity-associated transporter subunit PqiC, translating into MTRRARDLVLAISMVAGCGLGARPDRSRFFTLAPLGPEELATVPAGKLEMSLGLGPIVFPGYLDRMSVVRRTQANEIAISTFDRWAEPLREAFRTTLQQNLVGLLGTPRVVLYPWQRTERPELAIDVVVLRFEATETGDADVAAQWHVVRVADGAVLVGRTSRIEERAGGADTDAAVAALSRALGGLSREIATAVRDQQAAGHDRPWGRPGA
- a CDS encoding tetratricopeptide repeat protein, producing the protein MKSWGIDRLARRSDRGTRRGRSPRDVRHVGGPLAAARWLRGALLVAGLAAAAAVAWPWLRHAEAPPAERSSYVRNDLCLQCHPAQAKDWAISHHFQAMAPATEVTVLGDFTGAEFERDGVVSRFFRRDGKFVVHTDGPDGAVADFDVAYTFGVHPLQQYLIAQPGGRFQALAIAWDTQRRRWFHLYPDEKTPAGDVLHWTGRYQSWNAMCASCHSTNLRKNYDPGTDRYATTWSEINVSCQSCHGPGEPHVAWARSKTARRAQDDGLIDLQGGAEREIEVCAACHSRRSELVAAPVPGEPLYDDYLPALLNADLYHADGQQLGEVYEYGSFRQSRMYQAGVRCTDCHDPHRLTLVAEGNALCLRCHQAEPDTRRFPGLRAKSYDSPAHHFHSPGSPGALCVNCHMPARNYMVIDARRDHAIRIPRPDLTVKIGTPNACSGCHADRTPEWAADAVARWYGADRRHEAHYGEVLAAGRAGRRGAEEALVNLAQDSSEPAIVRATALDLLRHYGPASVPASVAGTRNPDPAVRTAAVAGLERIPPEERASLVAPLLRDPVRAVRIEAARVLSSVPSDRLDASQRQADERVVGEFIVAQTAALDLPGPHLNLAVLYENQGRHVLAEEHYRSALRLDPDFTPARLNLARLLNELGRNPDAERVLRDGIARVPDQGELQYSLGLLLGEEDRLPEAAAALGRAADLMPTRARVRYNEALALQRLGRRAEAEAAFVKAEKIDPEDPEIAYALAVLYAQGNDWSRARDAAARLAALSPGNPRVQELLDRIRRRSP
- a CDS encoding ATP-binding cassette domain-containing protein, with the protein product MSSSRTASSRSCSMSSASSNAHIRVDGLTMAYGSFVIMRDLTFEVARGSVFVIMGGSGCGKSTLLRHLIGLNAPTAGTIFYGEENFSTAPPDARERMLRRFGVLYQAGALFSSLTLAQNVMLPLGEYTDLAPREMRDVAALKLALVGLRGFEDYYPSQISGGMQKRAGLARAIALDPEVLFFDEPSAGLDPISSRRLDELILELRESLGATIVVVTHELPSIFTIADDSVFLDADSRTMIASGAPKELLARSTDPRVREFLTRGAEGSHHG
- a CDS encoding DUF4105 domain-containing protein translates to MTTIRPSNDRTWLADVARTPHGELSGDRLTIHDLRNFDYRSETDFTERWETRTYDLSGLDRLDFFLSYWGSPKIAHTIVSWAFQDGQHLAVSIETRKEVGESYDALAGFFRQYELIREGITVPRRFDETDAGAVRR